In Monodelphis domestica isolate mMonDom1 chromosome 4, mMonDom1.pri, whole genome shotgun sequence, one DNA window encodes the following:
- the GORASP2 gene encoding Golgi reassembly-stacking protein 2, whose amino-acid sequence MGSSQSVEIPGGGTEGYHVLRVQENSPGHRAGLEPFFDFIVSINGSRLNKDNDTLKDLLKANVEKPVKMLVYSSKTLELRETSVTPSNMWGGQGLLGVSIRFCSFDGANENVWHVLEVESNSPAALAGLRPYSDYIIGADTVMNESEDLFSLIETHEAKPLKLYVYNTDTDNCREVIITPNSAWGGEGSLGCGIGYGYLHRIPTRPFEEGKKISLPGQMTNTPVTPLKDGFTEVQLSSVNPSPVSPPGTTGIEQSLSGLSISSTPSAVTNVLSTGVPTVPLLPPKVNQTISSVPPVNPAATLPGLVPLPAGLPNLANLSNLNLPAPQLIPGAGLPEVMHPGLPPLPSLPPLNLSGITPLSMPSEFLPSFPLVPEVSSATPELLSSLPPVGSLPSDPVSTARAEQTSSLPTDVPPLTSKATTVEDTANESITTSEKPVSMIAADTSASESP is encoded by the exons gTACAAGAAAATTCGCCAGGGCATAGAGCTGGACTAGAGCCcttctttgattttattgtttctatcAACGGTTCAAGATTA AATAAAGACAATGATACCCTCAAAGATCTGCTAAAAGCCAATGTTGAAAAGCCTGTAAAAATGCTTGTCTACAGTAGCAAAACACTGGAGCTAAGAGAAACATCAGTTACCCCCAGTAATATGTGGGGTGGTCAGGGTTTGCTTGGAGTGAGCATTCGTTTCTGCAGCTTTGATGGGGCCAATGAAAATGTCTGGCATGTATTG GAAGTGGAGTCAAATTCTCCTGCAGCATTGGCAGGTCTTAGACCTTATAGTGATTATATCATTGGAGCTGATACTGTTATGAATGAG TCTGAAGATCTGTTCAGCCTTATTGAAACACATGAAGCAAAACCATTAAAACTTTATGTGTACAACACAGACACTGATAATTGCCGGGAAGTGATAATTACACCAAATTCTGCATGGGGTGGAGAAGGCAG CCTAGGATGTGGCATTGGCTATGGCTATTTACATCGAATACCTACACGACcatttgaagaagggaagaaaatttcTCTTCCAGGACAGATGACTAACACCCCTGTTACTCCTCTAAAAGATGGTTTTACAGAG GTCCAGTTGTCATCAGTTAATCCTTCACCTGTGTCACCACCTGGAACTACAGGCATTGAACAGAGTCTGTCAGGACTTTCTATTAGTTCAACCCCTTCAGCTGTCACCAATGTTCTCAGTACAG GTGTACCAACAGTACCATTATTGCCACCAAAAGTTAATCAGACCATCAGCTCGGTGCCACCAGTTAATCCAGCAGCTACGTTACCAG GTCTGGTGCCTTTGCCAGCAGGATTGCCCAACCTAGCAAATCTCTCAAATCTCAACCTACCTGCACCACAGTTAATTCCAGGAGCTGGATTACCAGAAGTTATGCACCCTG GTTTGCCACctcttccttccttgcctccCTTAAACCTATCTGGAATAACACCTCTGTCCATGCCATCAGAATTCCTCCCATCGTTCCCTTTGGTTCCAGAGGTTTCTTCTGCAACACCTGAGCTTCTGTCCTCCCTTCCTCCAGTAGGGAGCTTACCTTCTGATCCAGTTTCTACTGCAAGAGCAGAACAAACCTCTTCGCTTCCCACAGATGTTCCTCCCCTTACTTCAAAGGCTACTACTGTTGAAGACACTGCAAATGAATCCATCACAACCAGTGAAAAGCCAGTTTCTATGATAGCAGCAGATACAAGTGCTTCAGAGTCACCTTAA